The Argopecten irradians isolate NY chromosome 6, Ai_NY, whole genome shotgun sequence genome has a window encoding:
- the LOC138325986 gene encoding putative hydroxypyruvate isomerase isoform X2: MLRSTFSFSVTRKINNWQQIRMSHKLVANLSMMFKEHPNLSARYRAAKDAGFRYVECGFPYVEPLETIQKARAEAGVEQILINAWPGDLQNGEIGIAALPHKVKEFKESLETSIEYAKALNCKRMHVMAGLKPVFKDEAMEEVFLDNIRYAAERLSKEGILALIEPINSRLSIPKYFLTDIHKAVEYIQKIDHPNLKLQFDVFHVQIMDGNLTGNLKKYLPHIGHVQIAQVPDRGEPTDGEVNFR; encoded by the exons ATGTTGAGGTCTACTTTCAGTTTTTCCGTCACACGTAAAATCAATAATTGGCAACAAATAAGGATGTCACATAAATTGGTAGCGAACCTGTCAATGATGTTTAAGGAACATCCAAATCTGTCTGCACGGTATAGAGCGGCGAAGGATGCCGGTTTTAGGTACGTGGAGTGCGGCTTCCCATACGTGGAACCTTTGGAAACCATCCAAAAAGCCAGAGCTGAAGCCGGTGTGGAACAGATTCTTATCAACGCATGGCCAG GTGATCTACAAAATGGTGAGATTGGCATAGCAGCCCTTCCTCACAAAGTGAAAGAGTTCAAAGAGAGCTTAGAAACTTCCATAGAATATGCCAAGGCACTCAACTGCAAAAG AATGCATGTGATGGCGGGTTTGAAGCCAGTGTTCAAAGATGAAGCTATGGAAGAAGTGTTCCTTGACAACATTCGCTACGCTGCAGAGAGACTGAGTAAG GAAGGAATTCTGGCTCTAATTGAACCCATCAACAGTAGATTGTCTATCCCCAAGTACTTTCTGACCGACATACACAAAG CTGTGGAGTATATACAGAAAATTGACCATCCCAATTTGAAACTACAGTTT GATGTGTTCCATGTCCAAATCATGGATGGCAACCTGACTGGAAATCTCAAGAAATATCTCCCTCATATTG gtcatgtacagataGCCCAGGTACCAGACAGAGGTGAGCCCACAGATGGAGAAGTCAACTTCCG gtaa
- the LOC138325986 gene encoding putative hydroxypyruvate isomerase isoform X1, with protein MLRSTFSFSVTRKINNWQQIRMSHKLVANLSMMFKEHPNLSARYRAAKDAGFRYVECGFPYVEPLETIQKARAEAGVEQILINAWPGDLQNGEIGIAALPHKVKEFKESLETSIEYAKALNCKRMHVMAGLKPVFKDEAMEEVFLDNIRYAAERLSKEGILALIEPINSRLSIPKYFLTDIHKAVEYIQKIDHPNLKLQFDVFHVQIMDGNLTGNLKKYLPHIGHVQIAQVPDRGEPTDGEVNFRYVFKLLTDLGYDGYIGLEYIPRGKTEDGLKWIKDFGLTM; from the exons ATGTTGAGGTCTACTTTCAGTTTTTCCGTCACACGTAAAATCAATAATTGGCAACAAATAAGGATGTCACATAAATTGGTAGCGAACCTGTCAATGATGTTTAAGGAACATCCAAATCTGTCTGCACGGTATAGAGCGGCGAAGGATGCCGGTTTTAGGTACGTGGAGTGCGGCTTCCCATACGTGGAACCTTTGGAAACCATCCAAAAAGCCAGAGCTGAAGCCGGTGTGGAACAGATTCTTATCAACGCATGGCCAG GTGATCTACAAAATGGTGAGATTGGCATAGCAGCCCTTCCTCACAAAGTGAAAGAGTTCAAAGAGAGCTTAGAAACTTCCATAGAATATGCCAAGGCACTCAACTGCAAAAG AATGCATGTGATGGCGGGTTTGAAGCCAGTGTTCAAAGATGAAGCTATGGAAGAAGTGTTCCTTGACAACATTCGCTACGCTGCAGAGAGACTGAGTAAG GAAGGAATTCTGGCTCTAATTGAACCCATCAACAGTAGATTGTCTATCCCCAAGTACTTTCTGACCGACATACACAAAG CTGTGGAGTATATACAGAAAATTGACCATCCCAATTTGAAACTACAGTTT GATGTGTTCCATGTCCAAATCATGGATGGCAACCTGACTGGAAATCTCAAGAAATATCTCCCTCATATTG gtcatgtacagataGCCCAGGTACCAGACAGAGGTGAGCCCACAGATGGAGAAGTCAACTTCCGGTACGTTTTTAAACTTCTAACAGACCTAGGCTATGACGGGTACATAGGACTGGAGTACATCCCCAGAG gtaaaACTGAAGATGGACTGAAATGGATAAAAGACTTTGGACTTACAATGTGA